The Micromonospora sp. WMMD961 genome has a segment encoding these proteins:
- a CDS encoding DUF1345 domain-containing protein, whose protein sequence is MTHTGPSRPVEVRFPAARQLAVVAVVGIIAGCAFLLLLPLPLAALAGWDVGALSWLVLVWLKLWPMDAERTAQLAVHEDPNRAIRDALLLVACLASLLAVGLVVASAQSAPPGLSREVHSGLGVLSVVLSWFVVHTVFAARYARIYYTGPDGGVNFNQPDPPRYSDFAYVAFTIGATFQVSDTNLTSNEMRRTVLRHSMVSYLFGAFIIAVTVNLLAGLAH, encoded by the coding sequence ATGACCCACACCGGCCCGTCCCGGCCCGTGGAGGTACGTTTCCCCGCCGCGCGGCAGCTCGCCGTGGTGGCGGTGGTCGGCATCATCGCCGGCTGCGCCTTCTTGCTGCTGCTGCCACTGCCGCTCGCCGCGCTGGCCGGCTGGGACGTGGGCGCGCTGAGCTGGCTCGTACTGGTGTGGCTCAAGCTCTGGCCGATGGACGCCGAGCGGACCGCCCAACTGGCCGTGCACGAGGACCCGAACCGGGCGATCCGGGACGCGCTCCTGCTCGTCGCCTGCCTGGCCAGCCTGCTGGCCGTGGGGCTGGTCGTGGCCAGCGCGCAGAGCGCGCCTCCCGGCCTGAGCCGCGAAGTGCACAGCGGGCTGGGCGTGCTGAGCGTGGTGCTCTCCTGGTTCGTGGTGCACACCGTGTTCGCCGCGCGGTACGCCCGGATCTACTACACCGGCCCGGACGGCGGGGTGAACTTCAACCAGCCCGATCCGCCCCGCTACTCCGACTTCGCGTACGTCGCGTTCACCATCGGCGCCACGTTCCAGGTCTCCGACACCAACCTGACCAGCAACGAGATGCGTCGTACGGTGCTGCGGCACTCGATGGTGTCGTACCTGTTCGGGGCGTTCATCATCGCCGTGACGGTGAACCTGCTGGCCGGCCTGGCACACTGA
- a CDS encoding DUF2795 domain-containing protein → MASYAEVLQYLSSLDYPAEKDDVVREAEREGAPPDVLKALRALPPVDYANGTEVARSAGIEAAPEVGAAQRAEQARDKKHNRVSQHLRGI, encoded by the coding sequence ATGGCGAGCTACGCCGAGGTCCTGCAGTACCTGTCGAGCCTGGACTACCCGGCCGAGAAGGACGACGTGGTCCGCGAGGCCGAACGGGAGGGCGCCCCGCCGGACGTGCTGAAGGCACTGCGCGCGCTGCCGCCGGTGGACTACGCCAACGGCACCGAGGTCGCCCGGTCGGCCGGGATCGAGGCCGCACCCGAGGTGGGCGCCGCCCAACGCGCCGAGCAGGCCCGGGACAAGAAGCACAACCGGGTCTCGCAGCACCTGCGCGGCATCTGA
- a CDS encoding DUF2267 domain-containing protein: protein MNYDTFIDQVSQRTATSSERAVELTRAVLETLAERLTGGEVLDLAVQLPQPLQLVLKPSPSTEQADRFGAAEFVARVASRAGVQEAAADDAARAVFTTLREAITGGEFDDVVTQLPRDYRGLVEQAMAPGVMLRRA from the coding sequence ATGAACTACGACACCTTCATCGACCAGGTTTCCCAGCGCACCGCGACGTCGTCCGAGCGGGCGGTCGAGCTGACCCGGGCGGTGTTGGAGACGCTCGCCGAGCGGTTGACCGGTGGTGAGGTCCTGGACCTGGCCGTTCAACTGCCGCAGCCGTTGCAGCTGGTGCTCAAGCCGAGCCCGAGCACCGAACAGGCCGACCGGTTCGGGGCGGCGGAGTTCGTCGCGCGGGTCGCGTCACGTGCCGGTGTGCAGGAGGCCGCGGCCGACGACGCCGCGCGGGCGGTCTTCACCACCCTGCGCGAGGCGATCACCGGTGGTGAGTTCGACGACGTGGTGACCCAGTTGCCGCGTGACTACCGGGGCCTGGTCGAGCAGGCGATGGCGCCGGGCGTGATGCTTCGCCGCGCCTGA
- a CDS encoding TerC/Alx family metal homeostasis membrane protein, whose product MSEVSYLSAASDLSSVGTPTLWAVTIIGVVLLLVLDFLVTRRPHEVSMREAIGWSAFYVALPLAFGAWIWSRYGSDQGVKYLTGYLVEKSLSVDNLFVFMLLLAAFAVPAVLAQRVLLYGIAGALVLRAVFIALGAAALKTLDFAFLLFAIILLATAAKLLRDAMSGHQQEVDINKMRSVKLLRKVMPVVDDYHGTRMTVRQGAKRALTPFALVVVAVLATDIVFAVDSVPAVYGITDDPYLVFATNAFALLGLRALYFVLHAALSRLVHLSYGLAIILAFIGLKLGLHWAHGIWDSVPQIPTLASLGVIIGVLVVVTVTSLRATRGGDVPEDREVVAERH is encoded by the coding sequence ATGAGCGAAGTGTCGTACCTGTCCGCCGCCAGTGACCTGTCGTCGGTCGGCACGCCCACGCTGTGGGCGGTCACGATCATCGGCGTGGTCCTGCTGCTGGTGCTGGACTTCCTGGTCACCCGCCGCCCGCACGAGGTGTCCATGCGGGAGGCCATCGGCTGGTCGGCGTTCTACGTCGCCCTGCCGCTGGCGTTCGGCGCCTGGATCTGGTCCCGCTACGGCTCCGACCAGGGCGTGAAGTACCTCACCGGTTACCTGGTGGAGAAGTCGCTCTCGGTCGACAACCTCTTCGTCTTCATGCTGCTGCTGGCCGCGTTCGCGGTGCCGGCGGTGCTGGCCCAGCGGGTGCTGCTCTACGGCATCGCCGGCGCGTTGGTGCTGCGGGCCGTCTTCATCGCCCTCGGCGCGGCCGCGTTGAAGACCCTCGACTTCGCCTTCCTGCTCTTCGCGATCATCCTCCTCGCCACCGCGGCGAAGCTGCTGCGCGACGCCATGTCCGGGCACCAGCAGGAAGTCGACATCAACAAGATGCGCTCGGTGAAGCTGCTGCGCAAGGTCATGCCGGTGGTCGACGACTACCACGGCACCAGGATGACCGTCCGGCAGGGTGCGAAGCGGGCCCTCACCCCGTTCGCCCTGGTGGTGGTCGCCGTACTGGCAACCGACATCGTCTTCGCGGTCGACTCGGTGCCGGCGGTCTACGGCATCACCGACGACCCGTACCTGGTCTTCGCCACCAACGCGTTCGCCTTGCTCGGCCTGCGCGCGCTCTACTTCGTCCTGCACGCGGCGCTGAGCCGGCTGGTGCACCTCAGCTACGGCCTGGCCATCATCCTGGCGTTCATCGGCCTCAAGCTCGGTCTGCACTGGGCGCACGGCATCTGGGACAGCGTGCCGCAGATCCCCACCCTGGCCTCGCTCGGCGTGATCATCGGTGTGCTGGTGGTGGTCACCGTGACCAGCCTGCGCGCCACCCGGGGTGGCGACGTACCCGAGGATCGCGAGGTCGTCGCGGAACGGCACTGA
- a CDS encoding sulfite oxidase-like oxidoreductase, protein MGIVSPGFQGRPRTQEPALPPGQYLTEDFPVLSAGPTPRVSLDTWEFVIAAENGSEHRWSWQELMALPQETPQVDIHCVTRWSKLGTTWQGVSLDTLLADVDTGAHFALAHSYGGYTTNLPLDDLRGGQAWVVHTFDGAPLPAEHGGPARLLVPHLYFWKSAKWVRGIRLKTMDEPGFWETAGYHDYGDPWREQRYQGD, encoded by the coding sequence ATGGGAATCGTGTCACCGGGCTTCCAGGGTCGGCCCCGAACGCAGGAGCCGGCCCTGCCACCCGGTCAGTACCTGACCGAGGACTTTCCGGTGCTCTCGGCCGGCCCGACGCCCCGAGTGTCCCTGGACACCTGGGAGTTCGTCATCGCCGCCGAGAACGGCAGCGAACACCGGTGGTCGTGGCAGGAGTTGATGGCCCTTCCACAGGAGACGCCGCAGGTGGACATCCACTGCGTCACCCGCTGGTCCAAGCTCGGCACCACCTGGCAGGGCGTCTCACTGGACACCCTGCTCGCCGACGTCGACACGGGAGCGCACTTCGCGCTGGCGCACTCCTACGGTGGGTACACCACCAACCTGCCGCTCGACGACCTGCGCGGCGGTCAGGCCTGGGTGGTGCACACCTTCGACGGCGCCCCGCTGCCCGCCGAGCACGGCGGGCCGGCGCGACTGCTGGTGCCCCACCTGTATTTCTGGAAGTCCGCCAAGTGGGTGCGCGGCATCCGGCTCAAGACGATGGACGAGCCGGGGTTCTGGGAGACCGCCGGCTACCACGACTACGGCGACCCGTGGCGCGAACAGCGGTACCAGGGTGACTGA
- a CDS encoding ferredoxin reductase — protein MATSTQRRTPNRWQVGRLVERRVETPSAQTLVLEVPDWPGHLPGQHVDLRLTAPDGYQAARSYSIAGPVVDGPGGPRVEVTVQRVHDGEVSPYLIDVFGEGDPLEVRGPLGGWFIWRPEETAPVQLVAGGSGVVPLMAMIRARRAVGSKAPFRLIYSVRTPGDVIYADELRRRVRDDFGLDVAYVYTREAPEGWRGEPHRIGLADVNTHGWPPDLEPLTYVCGPTAFVETVADLLVGLGHPSRRVKTERFGPTG, from the coding sequence GTGGCGACGAGCACCCAGCGCCGGACGCCGAACCGTTGGCAGGTGGGCCGGCTGGTGGAGCGTCGGGTGGAGACACCGAGCGCGCAGACCCTGGTGCTGGAGGTGCCGGACTGGCCGGGGCACCTGCCCGGGCAGCACGTCGACCTGCGGCTCACCGCCCCGGACGGTTACCAGGCTGCCCGGTCGTACTCGATCGCCGGGCCGGTCGTGGACGGGCCGGGCGGCCCGCGCGTCGAGGTGACCGTCCAACGGGTGCACGACGGCGAAGTGTCCCCGTACCTCATCGACGTCTTCGGTGAAGGCGACCCGCTGGAGGTCCGCGGACCGCTGGGTGGGTGGTTCATCTGGCGGCCGGAGGAGACCGCACCGGTGCAGCTCGTCGCCGGTGGCTCCGGCGTCGTGCCGCTGATGGCGATGATCCGGGCCCGGCGGGCGGTGGGCAGCAAGGCGCCGTTCCGGCTGATCTACTCGGTGCGCACGCCCGGCGACGTGATCTACGCCGACGAGCTGCGTCGCCGGGTCCGCGACGACTTCGGCCTGGATGTCGCGTACGTCTACACCCGCGAGGCGCCCGAGGGCTGGCGCGGTGAGCCGCACCGGATCGGGCTGGCGGACGTCAACACGCACGGCTGGCCGCCGGACCTGGAACCGCTCACCTACGTGTGTGGCCCGACCGCGTTCGTGGAGACCGTGGCCGACCTGCTGGTGGGGCTGGGTCACCCGTCGCGGCGGGTCAAGACCGAACGCTTCGGCCCCACCGGCTGA
- a CDS encoding DUF6510 family protein, giving the protein MTEMSYVDGNMLDGPMRELFTVDLSSAMGRCENCGMTGSMASLHVYSHAPGLVARCPSCEAVMMRLVRGPDRAWLDMRGTTFLQVPMPMQQPFSGPL; this is encoded by the coding sequence ATGACCGAGATGTCGTACGTGGACGGCAACATGCTCGACGGCCCGATGCGCGAGCTGTTCACCGTCGACCTGAGCAGCGCGATGGGCCGCTGCGAGAACTGCGGGATGACCGGCTCGATGGCCAGCCTGCACGTCTACTCGCACGCCCCGGGCCTGGTGGCGCGCTGCCCGTCCTGTGAAGCGGTGATGATGCGACTGGTCCGTGGGCCCGACCGGGCCTGGCTGGACATGCGCGGCACGACCTTCCTCCAGGTCCCCATGCCGATGCAGCAGCCGTTCTCCGGCCCGCTCTGA
- a CDS encoding alpha/beta hydrolase — MDTGAQDCVVAALSSLVHGRVDSGQVTREPGRQLRWVAAGTATPPVVLISGAGEVGLDWAVVLPSLAQTTRVITYDRAGLGASDPVPRPTLDAQVRDLVALLDKVGPAVLVGHSWGGLLAQLAAFASPDHTLGLVLLDPFHEDTTAEVPLGLRVSSNLLFNAIPLLKAIGLFDRIAANMGRTLAERCTDDPETQALVVEAYRASYRTSAQVATIRAENRLANTCTREVRAARATSTAPDVPMRILTATRGKPPALRQRAGDLADRTATAFPRGIHVVVPDSGHYIHKDQPAAVVDAVRAVLAQADGKTP, encoded by the coding sequence ATGGATACCGGAGCGCAGGACTGCGTCGTTGCCGCTCTGTCCAGCCTGGTGCACGGCCGTGTCGACAGTGGCCAGGTAACCCGGGAGCCCGGTCGACAACTGCGGTGGGTGGCAGCCGGCACTGCCACGCCGCCGGTCGTGCTGATCTCCGGAGCCGGCGAAGTCGGGCTGGACTGGGCCGTCGTCCTCCCGTCGTTGGCCCAGACGACTCGCGTCATCACCTACGACCGAGCCGGCCTCGGCGCCAGCGACCCCGTCCCGCGACCGACACTGGATGCCCAGGTGCGCGACCTCGTGGCGCTGCTGGACAAGGTCGGTCCCGCCGTACTGGTCGGCCACAGCTGGGGTGGACTGCTCGCCCAACTGGCCGCGTTCGCCAGCCCCGACCACACGCTTGGCCTGGTCCTGCTCGATCCGTTCCACGAGGACACCACGGCAGAGGTGCCGCTGGGTCTGCGTGTCTCGTCGAACCTTCTGTTCAACGCCATCCCGCTGCTCAAGGCGATCGGGCTCTTCGACCGGATCGCCGCGAACATGGGCCGCACGCTCGCTGAGCGCTGCACCGACGACCCCGAGACCCAGGCTCTGGTCGTCGAGGCGTACCGGGCCAGCTATCGCACCTCCGCTCAGGTCGCGACCATTCGCGCGGAGAACCGCCTCGCCAACACCTGCACCCGAGAGGTACGCGCCGCACGGGCGACGTCGACCGCACCCGACGTGCCGATGAGGATCCTGACCGCGACCCGCGGCAAGCCGCCAGCGCTGCGACAGCGCGCCGGGGACCTCGCCGACCGGACCGCCACGGCCTTCCCCCGCGGCATCCACGTCGTGGTGCCCGACAGCGGCCACTACATCCACAAGGACCAGCCGGCCGCCGTGGTCGACGCCGTGCGCGCTGTCCTCGCCCAGGCCGACGGGAAGACGCCGTAG
- a CDS encoding VOC family protein translates to MTAHLFAITFDAREPLRLARFWSALLGWEMVEDPQDGVLVLPGADPELRLRFVPWDQPKVAQNRMHFDLTSSSLEDQRQTVARALDLGARHADIGQGPEIDHVVLADPEGNEFDVIAPGNNFLAGCGFVGALACDGSQAVGYFWSRALGWPLVWDEGEETAIQSPNGGTKITWGGPPYMSNGGRDRVRFDLAPAAGVDWQVEVDRLLSLGATRLGIDPDGTGRLALADPDGQEFSLLMPRSARPTPA, encoded by the coding sequence ATGACCGCACACCTGTTCGCGATCACCTTCGACGCGCGTGAGCCGTTGCGGCTCGCCCGGTTCTGGTCCGCGTTGCTGGGCTGGGAGATGGTGGAGGATCCGCAGGACGGCGTCCTGGTCCTGCCGGGAGCCGACCCGGAACTGCGCCTGCGCTTCGTGCCCTGGGATCAGCCGAAGGTCGCCCAGAACCGGATGCACTTCGACCTGACCAGCAGCTCGTTGGAGGACCAGCGGCAGACGGTGGCCAGGGCGTTGGATCTCGGCGCGCGGCACGCCGACATCGGGCAGGGCCCGGAGATCGATCATGTGGTGCTCGCCGACCCCGAGGGCAACGAGTTCGACGTCATCGCACCGGGTAACAATTTCCTCGCCGGCTGCGGCTTCGTCGGTGCGCTGGCCTGCGACGGATCGCAGGCGGTGGGGTACTTCTGGAGTCGGGCGCTCGGGTGGCCGCTGGTCTGGGACGAGGGCGAGGAGACCGCCATCCAGTCACCGAACGGTGGCACGAAGATCACCTGGGGCGGTCCGCCGTACATGTCGAACGGCGGCCGGGACCGGGTGCGTTTCGATCTCGCCCCGGCCGCTGGCGTCGACTGGCAGGTCGAGGTCGACCGTCTGCTCTCGCTCGGTGCGACCCGGCTCGGCATCGACCCGGACGGGACGGGCCGTCTCGCGCTGGCCGACCCTGATGGTCAGGAGTTCAGCCTGCTGATGCCTCGCTCGGCGCGACCAACGCCCGCATGA
- a CDS encoding GNAT family protein has translation MRYLRSGGPAAIRRPRPTDSDEFVAAARRSRDLHHPWLAAPGTPEEYDDYLRRIRRRDSAGYLICDRASGEIAGYVNISGIVLGALRGGYLGYAAFLPYSGTGHASAGVALVIDHAFTSAGLHRLEANIQPGNEPSRRVARKLGFRLEGFSPDYLFVDGAWRDHERWAITAQPAA, from the coding sequence GTGAGATACCTGCGTAGCGGTGGTCCCGCCGCGATCCGGCGGCCCCGGCCCACCGACTCCGACGAGTTCGTCGCCGCCGCGCGGCGCAGCCGGGACCTGCACCACCCGTGGTTGGCAGCGCCGGGCACCCCCGAGGAGTACGACGACTACCTGCGCCGGATCCGTCGCCGTGACAGCGCCGGCTACCTGATCTGTGACCGGGCCAGCGGCGAGATCGCCGGTTACGTGAACATCAGCGGGATCGTGCTGGGCGCGCTGCGCGGCGGGTACCTGGGGTACGCGGCGTTCCTGCCGTACAGCGGGACCGGGCACGCCTCGGCGGGTGTCGCCCTGGTGATCGACCACGCGTTCACGAGCGCCGGGCTGCATCGGCTGGAGGCGAACATCCAGCCGGGCAACGAGCCGTCCCGGCGGGTGGCCCGCAAGCTCGGTTTCCGGTTGGAGGGCTTCTCTCCGGACTACCTGTTCGTCGACGGCGCCTGGCGCGACCACGAGCGGTGGGCGATCACCGCCCAACCCGCCGCCTGA
- a CDS encoding M1 family metallopeptidase has translation MRYRSTVAVLASMTLLAGCTADPPAAPTRGGTFATPSGGPALSGPYAAWTAGLSTPVVDPLYPERGTDAVDVLHYGLDLDWSPSRRTLTGTATVHLRPTRDAQSVSLDFTPYAIDTVTVDGQAAKGAVSREKLVVETPVRADVPITLVVGYHGKPSTTPMPSKRGDAHPLGLTVDSDGGVWTMQEPFGAFTWYPANDHPSDEALYDIAVTAPKGWTGVASGTPVGQSGNTFSYRSTAPVASYLTTLAVGKYKKLAATGPRGIPVTTWYRAKDAQYLPMLKRSPAFLTWLEERFGPYPFDSAGLVMVESGSAMETQQMVTLGEVQPQRGDKMFDLTTVHEYAHHWFGDAVTLTDWRDMWLNEGWALYVQKLYEQDKYGLSDAELVASSRQRDGELRKEYGPPSKPDPGEFGATNVYTCGAAMLRQLHQALGDERFFDLARGWVQENLHTQQTRASFTAYVNKKTGHDFTALIDAWLDSPTTPPETGPLR, from the coding sequence GTGCGTTACCGATCCACCGTCGCGGTGCTGGCGTCCATGACGCTGCTCGCCGGCTGCACAGCCGACCCGCCAGCGGCACCGACGAGGGGCGGCACCTTCGCGACCCCGTCCGGCGGTCCAGCGCTCTCCGGCCCGTACGCGGCCTGGACGGCGGGCCTCTCCACGCCGGTCGTCGACCCGCTCTACCCCGAGCGCGGCACCGACGCGGTGGACGTCCTGCACTACGGGCTGGATCTCGACTGGTCGCCCAGCAGGCGCACCCTCACCGGCACCGCGACCGTGCACCTGCGGCCCACCCGGGACGCACAGTCGGTGAGCCTGGACTTCACGCCGTACGCCATCGACACCGTCACCGTCGACGGCCAGGCCGCCAAGGGCGCGGTCTCCCGCGAGAAGCTCGTGGTCGAGACCCCGGTCCGCGCGGACGTCCCGATCACCCTGGTCGTCGGCTACCACGGCAAGCCGTCGACCACCCCGATGCCCTCCAAGCGTGGCGACGCCCACCCGCTCGGGCTGACCGTCGACAGCGACGGCGGGGTCTGGACGATGCAGGAGCCGTTCGGGGCGTTCACCTGGTACCCGGCCAACGACCACCCGTCCGACGAGGCGCTCTACGACATCGCGGTCACCGCACCCAAGGGGTGGACGGGTGTGGCCAGCGGCACCCCGGTCGGGCAGAGCGGCAACACGTTCAGCTACCGCAGCACCGCCCCGGTGGCGTCGTACCTGACCACGCTCGCGGTCGGGAAGTACAAGAAGTTGGCGGCCACCGGTCCACGCGGCATCCCGGTCACCACCTGGTACCGCGCGAAGGACGCGCAGTATCTGCCGATGCTCAAGCGGTCACCGGCGTTCCTGACCTGGCTGGAGGAGCGCTTCGGGCCGTACCCGTTCGATTCCGCCGGCCTCGTCATGGTCGAGTCCGGCTCGGCCATGGAGACCCAGCAGATGGTCACCCTGGGCGAGGTCCAGCCGCAACGCGGTGACAAGATGTTCGACCTCACCACCGTGCACGAGTACGCCCACCACTGGTTCGGCGACGCCGTCACCCTCACCGACTGGCGCGACATGTGGCTCAACGAAGGCTGGGCCCTCTACGTGCAGAAGCTCTACGAGCAGGACAAGTACGGGCTGTCCGACGCCGAGCTGGTCGCGTCGAGCCGGCAACGCGACGGGGAACTGCGCAAGGAGTACGGCCCGCCGAGCAAGCCCGACCCCGGCGAGTTCGGTGCGACGAACGTCTACACCTGCGGCGCGGCGATGCTGCGCCAACTGCACCAGGCGCTGGGCGACGAGCGGTTCTTCGACCTGGCACGTGGTTGGGTGCAGGAGAACCTGCACACCCAGCAGACCAGGGCGTCGTTCACCGCGTACGTCAACAAGAAGACCGGCCACGACTTCACCGCGTTGATCGATGCGTGGCTGGACTCCCCCACGACGCCCCCGGAAACCGGCCCCCTCCGGTAG